In Zingiber officinale cultivar Zhangliang chromosome 6A, Zo_v1.1, whole genome shotgun sequence, a single genomic region encodes these proteins:
- the LOC121996602 gene encoding GDSL esterase/lipase At1g28600-like, translating into MGKPFFFLILLCFFPSHPASAQHYNALFNFGDSLSDTGNVVLAGLPYGMTYFGHHTGRCSDGRLVIDFIAEGIGLPHLPPSTANNTNFHRGANFAFIAAPALPFDFFHQRGLSHGLHVNASIHEQIDQFQKLLPSICGSPQDCKDFLSKSLLVVGEFGGNDYNTGLFGGWSITKVTSFVPHVTRVVADGIERLIGLGAVDLIVPSVLPVGCFPLYLTLSDSSDPAEYGPRTGCLRKFNALAWYHNADLRRQLDQLRKKYPAVSIRYADFYAQIFDFVTDPLKYGFKAGALRTCCGAPGMSKYNFNLEAKCDQNGSTVCSDISAHVSWDGIHMTETAHRIIARGWLSGPYVNPPILSSPAS; encoded by the exons ATGGGGAAGCcgttcttcttcctcatcctcctCTGCTTCTTCCCCTCCCATCCCGCCTCCGCTCAGCACTACAACGCCCTCTTCAACTTCGGTGACTCCCTCTCTGACACAGGCAACGTCGTCCTCGCAGGCCTCCCCTACGGCATGACCTACTTCGGCCACCATACCGGCCGCTGCTCCGACGGTCGCCTCGTCATTGATTTCATAG CCGAAGGGATCGGACTGCCGCACCTGCCGCCCAGCACCGCCAACAACACGAACTTTCACCGCGGCGCTAACTTCGCCTTCATCGCCGCCCCGgccttgcccttcgacttcttccaCCAGCGCGGCCTCAGCCATGGGCTCCATGTGAATGCCTCCATCCACGAGCAGATCGATCAGTTCCAGAAGTTGCTCCCTTCCATTTGCGGCTCTCCCCAAG ATTGCAAGGATTTCTTGAGCAAATCGCTTCTGGTCGTCGGCGAGTTCGGAGGTAACGACTACAACACCGGCCTCTTCGGCGGATGGTCGATCACTAAAGTGACCTCTTTCGTGCCCCATGTCACGCGAGTTGTCGCCGACGGCATCGAA AGATTGATCGGCCTCGGCGCGGTGGATCTCATCGTGCCTTCGGTGCTGCCAGTCGGCTGCTTCCCCCTCTACCTCACGCTCTCCGACTCCTCCGATCCGGCCGAATACGGCCCCCGTACTGGCTGCCTGAGGAAGTTCAATGCCCTGGCTTGGTACCACAACGCCGATCTCAGGCGGCAGCTCGACCAGCTTCGGAAGAAGTACCCGGCCGTCTCGATCCGTTACGCCGACTTCTACGCCCAGATCTTCGATTTTGTCACCGATCCTCTCAAATACG gatttaaagctggagccCTGAGGACCTGCTGTGGAGCTCCCGGAATGAGTAAATACAACTTCAATCTGGAAGCCAAGTGCGACCAAAATGGCTCGACCGTGTGCTCCGACATCTCGGCCCATGTGAGCTGGGACGGGATCCACATGACGGAGACCGCGCACCGCATCATCGCCCGAGGGTGGCTCAGTGGCCCCTACGTCAACCCTCCAATTTTGAGCTCCCCTGCCAGCTAA